The following coding sequences are from one Cryptococcus deuterogattii R265 chromosome 1, complete sequence window:
- a CDS encoding bacteriophytochrome histidine kinase (genome sequence mistake): MASGPLSNNSISKMSDGSTSPRDPANSVHATYQPQSKRPSPSQLVAMPAAPSFHQRYRQNNSSEVCGSSSTILSPAASSAGPLSPAIPSESFVFPIRSVFQGMVHSDSSNSMIDGHHQRNQDSLQRSISNNSNSLRSPAFSDARRFSTDAAEALHDEPDADIQTIAQMLQQDKDTSLKGNRKHRSAAVTFVGKAERERSGSVGKKILGPFSPDASGHLGNLTTTDTTSDSQHRKQQDVPESSRFEEGINDSLKLSHESDRAVQQAAQTDLPTTVQRSSTLKGKIPTSGHMETSFPNYRHFPSEHYSDQRERRFSTVTKVNPPSRNSPSHLADTSHPPNPELQHPLPQHNTQRQHLQAAEMNKRTSSHGSRTSLEVDESGMRSLISDMSGIVLLGEAGSLSSMGDSGASGFKGINGGSGTTRTGDSASIGSAHATGSRGQGDGRQPTRASLAAQHHHKRQTSRQDSVRRFIRSQAGTTNLQDPNAPTPSPMPSNSRPPGDSQDIAVSMEDSANNEKLREQQQEEEEASEDGEEENEQVGQPITAAEDADEPAFTMRFEHVATEEGHHIVAGREGKLRRCQDEPITTPGAVQGFGVLMVLEEDYETGNLAIRQVSENSTEILGLSPKYLFKLDCFTRLLSLDQETILRDALEYLPESCGESNSVEDSGPSIFLLSGYGEPGSDVKEDGIVGEPEAELRSSPSIAGDRRKEWTCWVAAHRPEHRGWNKVDEKGEPLPPPDWIILEFELERDVYNPLVHPSEDAEISTATADSTPQSLNPESAAAPASASGSNHNTNTLSASTRSGERALALDSLASTFSGDRAGVPGGLGSDAASSDASPPDSGSSASDLTSVPKQEQRMGLDGLEMHIPLEKILQSTTNHATPLRALERMRGTASHASNETRSRERGRGRGGRQRPIRRKSGGTGAMDIFAVLGQINDQLGAAADLNTFLKVAVGLMQDICRFHRVLIYQFDEQMNGLVVSELVEWGKTTDLYMGLRFPATDIPPQARELYKINKVRMLYDRSQTTARIVLRNKEDLDQPLDMTHCYLRAMSPIHLKYLGNMSVRSSMSVSIMAFGQLWGLIACHSYGQHGMRVSFPVRQMLRILSDSISRNIERLSYAQRLRTRKLISTVPDRSHPTGYIISNAGDLLQIFGADAGLLVIGDGCKLLGRTEQGQAMLAIAEYLRIMRFDNLKASSSIKRDFLILSSLELLTPLPVFSMFLLPPKLDKILLFSCAKAKFERFNGLVNPTRMTRLAKRRASSRESHSRLGRKRSLVVVDHGQTMN, translated from the exons ATGGCCAGTGGCCCTCTTTCAAACAATTCCAT ATCAAAAATGTCTGATGGTTCCACATCTCCCCGCGATCCGGCCAACTCAGTCCACGCTACCTACCAACCACAATCCAAGcgtccttcaccttctcaaTTAGTAGCGATGCCCGCAGCTCCCAGCTTCCATCAACGCTATCGCCAAAATAACTCCAGTGAAGTTTGCGGATCTAGCAGTACCATCCTTTCACCGGCGGCGTCATCGGCTGGGCCGCTCAGCCCCGCCATTCCATCTGAAAGTTTCGTTTTTCCTATACGATCTGTGTTTCAGGGCATGGTCCATTCTGACTCATCAAATTCGATGATAGATGGCCATCACCAACGAAATCAAGATAGCTTGCAGCGCTCAATTTCCAACAACTCAAATTCATTACGGTCCCCGGCTTTCTCTGATGCTCGTCGCTTTTCCACAGATGCGGCCGAGGCTTTGCATGATGAGCCAGATGCCGATATTCAAACGATTGCTCAAATGTTACAGCAGGATAAGGATACTTCCCTTAAAGGAAACAGGAAACATCGGTCAGCTGCGGTGACTTTTGTGGGAAAGGCCGAAAGAGAGCGTAGCGGGTCagttgggaagaagattttgGGACCTTTTTCGCCTGATGCGTCTGGTCATCTAGGAAATCTCACAACTACGGATACCACCAGCGATTCTCAACACCGGAAACAACAAGATGTCCCGGAGTCTTCTCgttttgaggaaggaataaATGATAGTCTCAAGTTGTCGCATGAGAGCGACCGGGCTGTACAGCAAGCGGCACAAACAGATTTGCCCACAACGGTGCAACGCTCTTCAACCCTCAAGGGCAAGATTCCGACGTCTGGCCACATGGAAACCTCTTTTCCCAACTACCGCCACTTCCCATCAGAGCACTATTCTGATCAGCGCGAACGACGATTCTCAACCGTTACCAAAGTCAACCCACCTTCACGTAACTCACCGTCCCATCTAGCTGATACATCTCATCCACCAAATCCTGAATTGCAACATCCTCTACCTCAACATAATACTCAGCGGCAGCATTTACAAGCGGCAGAAATGAATAAGCGTACGAGCAGCCATGGTTCTAGGACTTCACTCGAGGTTGACGAGTCTGGTATGCGATCACTTATTAGTGATATGAGTGGCATCGTTCTCCTTGGTGAAGCGGGCTCATTGAGTTCCATGGGAGATTCTGGCGCTTCTGGCTTCAAAGGCATCAATGGCGGTAGCGGGACCACAAGAACGGGCGATAGCGCCTCGATAGGTAGTGCGCATGCGACTGGTAGTCGTGGACAAGGTGATGGAAGGCAACCAACAAGAGCCAGTCTAGCTGCGCAACATCATCATAAAAGGCAAACGAGTCGACAGGATTCTGTGCGGAGATTCATTCGATCACAGGCGGGCACGACAAACCTGCAGGACCCCAATGCGCCCACTCCGTCGCCTATGCCTAGTAATTCCCGTCCTCCGGGAGATAGCCAAGATATAGCTGTCTCTATGGAGGATAGCGCGAATAATGAGAAACTACGAGAGCAGcaacaggaagaggaagaagcaagtgaagacggagaggaggagaatgagcaGGTGGGACAGCCCATCACTGCTGCCGAGGATGCTGATGAACCTGCTTTCACCATGCGTTTCGAGCACGTCGCAACTGAAGAAGGACATCACATAGTCGCTGGGCGAGAGGGcaagttgagaagatgtcAGGATGAGCCGATCACGACGCCGGGTGCTGTGCAAGGGTTTGGTGTGTTAATGGTGTTAGAAGAGGATTATGAGACGGGTAACCTAGCGATTCGTCAGGTTTCTGAG AATTCAACCGAGATATTAGGTTTGTCGCCCAAGTACCTTTTCAAGCTTGATTGCTTTACGCGATTACTGTCATTAGATCAGGAGACTATTCTTCGTGACGCTCTTGAATACCTACCCGAAAGCTGCGGTGAATCAAATAGCGTTGAAGATAGCGGTCCCTCAATATTCCTATTATCCGGATATGGTGAACCAGGGAGCGAtgtcaaagaagatgggattgtAGGTGAACCCGAGGCTGAATTGAGATCTAGTCCGTCAATTGCTGGTGacaggagaaaagaatggaCTTGCTGGGTTGCGGCGCATAGGCCAGAGCACCGAGGCTGGAACAAGGTGGACGAAAAGGGAGAACCGCTTCCACCTCCAGACTGGATCATTCTCGAGTTTGAGCTCGAGCGAGACGTCTACAACCCCCTCGTACACCCCTCCGAGGACGCCGAAATTTCCACAGCTACCGCAGACTCTACTCCACAATCACTCAATCCTGAATCTGCAGCAGCGCCCGCCTCTGCATCAGGTTCCAATCACAACACTAATACTCTTAGCGCAAGTACTCGGTCTGGTGAGCGTGCACTTGCACTTGACAGTCTCGCGAGCACTTTTTCAGGAGATAGAGCCGGCGTCCCCGGTGGATTAGGCTCTGACGCAGCGAGTTCCGATGCATCGCCTCCAGATTCGGGTTCATCGGCCAGTGATTTGACCAGCGTTCCAAAACAAGAACAACGTATGGGTCTCGATGGGCTCGAGATGCACATCCCACTGGAAAAAATTTTGCAAAGTACTACCAACCACGCTACTCCTCTTCGTGCATtggagagaatgagagGCACCGCTAGTCATGCGTCGAATGAAACTCGATCACGGGAACGAGGGCGAgggcgaggtggaaggCAAAGACCTATCAGGAGAAAGAGTGGTGGAACGGGTGCAATGGATATCTTTGCCGTGCTCGGCCAGATCAACGATCAACTTGGTGCTGCTGCCGACCTCAACACTTTCCTCAAAGTTGCCGTCGGGCTTATGCAAGATATTTGCCGCTTCCATCGTGTTCTCATCTATCAATTCGACGAACAGATGAATGGTTTGGTCGTGTCAGAGCTTGTAGAGTGGGGAAAGACGACCGACCTGTACATGGGTTTAAGATTCCCTGCCACAGATATCCCACCTCAAGCGAGAGAGTTGTATAAGATCAACAAAGTTAGGATGCTGTATGATAGAAGTCAAACTACAGCGAGGATAGTTTTGAGGAACAAGGAGGATCTGGATCAGCCACTGGACATGACACATTGCTATTTGCGAGCTATGAGTCCAATCCACTTGAAGT ACCTCGGAAACATGAGCGTGCGATCTTCCATGTCTGTCTCCATCATGGCATTTGGTCAGCTCTGGGGTTTAATCGCCTGTCACTCATATGGTCAACACGGTATGCGAGTGTCTTTCCCTGTCAGGCAGATGCTTCGTATCCTTTCCGACTCTATCTCAAGAAACATCGAAAGGTTGAGTTATGCTCAAAGACTGCGTACCAGAAAGCTT ATCTCTACAGTCCCCGATCGGTCCCACCCTACAGGTTATATTATCTCCAACGCAGGTGACTTACTGCAAATTTTTGGGGCGGATGCAGGATTGTTGGTCATTGGTGACGGGTGCAAGCTCCTTGGGCG CACCGAGCAAGGTCAAGCGATGCTGGCTATTGCTGAATACCTGCGTATCATGCGATTCGA CAACCTCAAggcatcttcttctattAAACGCGACTTCCTGATCTTGTCCTCCCTCGAGCTTCTGACACCATTGCCGGTCTTCTCTATGTTCCTCTTACCGCCAAAGCTGGACAAGATTTTATTGTTTTCCTGCGCAAAGGCCAAGTTCGAGAGGTTCAATGGGCTGGTAAACCCTACAAGGATGACAAGGCTAGCGAAGAGGCGAGCCTCGAGCCGCGAAAGTCATTCAAGGCTTGGACGGAAACGGTCACTGGTTGTAGTAGATCATGGACAGACGATGAACTAG
- a CDS encoding transaldolase — protein sequence MPTSLEALKASGTTVVADTGDFASIDEFKPQDATTNPSLILAATKMPAYAKLIDPAIQYAKSKGGDIEVQSENAMDRLLVEFGTEILKIIPGRVSTEVDAKFSFDTQATINKAHQIIALYKEQGIDKDRVLIKIASTYEGILAAKQLESEGIHCNLTLLFGFGQAVACAEAGVTLISPFVGRILDWYKKANPDTTYTAETDPGVQSVRKIYNYYKQHGYKTIVMGASFRNTGEIAALAGCDFLTISPKLLDELNKSQDNLPKKLDASSTGEPIPKTSYLNDEAKFRWALFDDVMAFDKLHEGIRGFAKDGATLKHMLIEKLKA from the exons ATGCCCACTTCTCTTGAAGCTCTCAAGGC CTCTGGCACCACCGTTGTCGCCGACACTGGTGACTTTGCTTCCATCGACGAGTTTAAGCCTCAGGATGCCACCACCAACCCTTCCCTCAT CCTTGCTGCCACCAAGATGCCTGCGTACGCTAAGCTCATTGACCCTGCTATCCAGTACGCCAAGTCCAAGGGCGG TGACATTGAAGTCCAGTCCGAGAACGCCATGGACCGACTTCTCGTTGAGTTTGGTACTGAGATCTTGAAGATCATCCCCGGTCGAGTTTCTACCGAGGTTGACGCCAAGTTCTCTTTCGACACCCAGGCCACTATCAACAAGGCCCACCAGATTATTGCTCTTTACAAGGAGCAGGGTATTGACAAGGACCGAGTCTTGATCAAGATCGCCTCCACTTACGAGGGTATCCTTGCTGCCAAGCAGCTCGAATCTGAAGGTATCCA CTGTAACcttaccctcctcttcggtTTCGGCCAGGCCGTTGCTTGTGCCGAGGCTGGTGTTACCCTTATCTCTCCCTTCGTCGGCCGA ATCCTCGACTGGTACAAGAAGGCCAACCCCGACACCACTTACACTGCCGAGACTGACCCCGGAGTTCAGTCCGTCCGAAAAATCTACAA CTACTACAAGCAACACGGCTACAAGACCATCGTTATGGGTGCTTCTTTCCGAAACACTGGCGAAATCGCCGCTCTTGCCGGTTGCGACTTCCTTACCATCTCTCCCAAGCTTCTCGATGAGCTCAACAAGTCTCAGGACAACCTCCCCAAGAAGCTCGACGCTTCTTCCACTGGCGAGCCCATCCCCAAGACTTCCTACCTTAACGACGAGGCCAAGTTCCGATGGGCCCTTTTCGACGATGTCATGGCCTTTGACAAGCTCCACGAGGGTATCCGAGGTTTCGCCAAGGACGGTGCTACTTTGAAGCACATGTTGATCGAGAAGCTCAAGGCTTAA
- a CDS encoding 40S ribosomal protein S5, whose amino-acid sequence MAAIQALPTEVQKVANEGTVKLFGKWESEGVEVKDISLQDYINVNHAVYVPHTAGRYAKKQFAKGRMPIVERLVNALMMNGRNNGKKIMAVRIVQHAFEIIHLVTEQNPIQVLVDAIINTGPREDSTRIGSQGTVRRQAVDVSPLRRVNQAISLLTIGTRESAFHNSKSVSECLADELVNAAKGSSNSYAIKKKDELERVAKSNR is encoded by the exons ATGGCCGCTATCCAGGCTCTTCCTACTGAGGTGCAGAAGGTTGCGAACGAGGGGACTGTCAAGCTTTTTGGCAAGTGGGAATCTGAGGG TGTCGAGGTCAAGGACATCTCTCTCCAGGACTACATCAACGTTAACCACGCTGTCTACGTCC CCCACACTGCTGGCCGATACGCCAAGAAGCAGTTCGCCAAGGGCCGTATGCCCATTGTCGAGCGACTTGTCAACGC TCTCATGATGAACGGCCGAAACAACGGTAAGAAGATCATGGCCGTCCGAATCGTCCAACACGCTTTCGAGATCATCCACCTCGTCACCGAACAGAACCCTATCCAGGTTCTTG TTGACGCTATCATCAACACCGGTCCCCGAGAAGACTCTACCCGAATCGGTTCCCAGGGTACCGTCCGTCGACAGGCTGTCGACGTCTCTCCCTTGAGGCGAGTCAACCAGGCTATCTCTCTCTTGACCATCGGT ACCCGAGAGTCCGCCTTCCACAACTCCAAGTCCGTCTCCGAGTGTCTCGCCGACGAGCTTGTCAACGCCGCCAAGggctcttccaactcttacgccatcaagaagaaggacgagcTCGAGCGTGTCGCCAAGTCTAACCGTTAA
- a CDS encoding cytochrome c oxidase subunit 4, translated as MSILRLRSALAPLSARRFATAAPSVSVTSTRSNASAPVLGNIEASWKTLPAEEQYEVYQQLEQLQKKNWKELTIDEKKAAYFVAFGPHGPRTPANEPGHSLKVFVGVAGLVAVAYGVFAFARSQAAPPPRTMTTEYQEQMTEYMKSQNMNPISGVSSEGYKGKGMVQ; from the exons ATGTCCATCCTCAGGCTCCGATCCGCCCTCGCCCCCCTCTCCGCCAGGCGATTCGCTACCGCTGCCCCCTCCGTCTCCGTCACTTCCACCCGCTCAAACGCCTCCGCTCCCGTTCTCGGCAACATTGAGGCCAGTTGGAAGACCCTCCCTGCCGAGGAGCAATACGAGGTCTACCAGCAGCTCGAGCAGctccagaagaagaactggaAGGAGCTCACAAtagatgaaaagaaggccG CCTACTTTGTCGCTTTCGGCCCCCACGGTCCCCGAACCCCCGCCAACGAGCCCGGACACTCTCTCAAGGTCTTTGTCGGTGTCGCTGGCCTTGTCGCCGTTGCTTACGGTGTCTTCGCTTTTGCCCGTTCACAGG CGGCTCCTCCTCCTAGGACTATGACCACCGAGTACCAGGAGCAAATGACCGAATACATGAAGTCTCAGAACATGAACCCTATC TCTGGTGTCTCCTCCGAGGGCTACAAGGGCAAGGGTATGGTTCAGTAG
- a CDS encoding carbohydrate binding protein, which yields MLPSKKGWIWLVACLCLPNLLGVWGMTGARKMQLRDETAALFRHGYEGYIKYAYPADELRPLSCAPLRRSKNAADFGINDLHANVSLTLLDVLSSLPLLHPHALPSALERITTQVSFDQDVKVQVFEMTIRALGGLLSMYQYLDDLPDSPYEQVKVLGIVREGKEGWLGLGLGAQERVDKVDVKKYKQRILELAEDLGRRMLPAFNTKTGLPYARVNLRHGVEKGETVETCTAGAGSLILEFSLLSRLTGDDRYERLARNAYYSIWNRRSDHNLLGNTIGATHGHWLMPGLSGVGAGMDSFFEYGVKAGIMLGDDSFYDIFYDSYAAIQTHVRTPDGFIYRPIHTRLLQIPSPTTIDSLSAFLPAIQVLAGDIPSAIRAHLVFWNVWRKFGALPESWRWQERQIEWAGWPGRPEFIESTYYLYQATKDPFYLRVGERVLKDLARRTKTSCGFATIKNVLTGELEDRMESFMLSETLKYLYLLFSETPFPNQNKVFTTEGHPLYIPQPLLQPSTNARKSLHKGEWLTCPAYQSSFAAGGIDFRETDNVGSRGEKVGIIVGIEGTSEYEYARALVFGWGEEGLKVEDQKRMWFDGGVCSIQEVPKFAFDIVLITPSNQTLPEDPSPGSDKVYQNTTTGDYVINNITGIRLGVRWRLDGQGYDVSSIGPHRVRTGQRVTVIDSSMRNHFPLPSLAPDPPQPEYEPTEVILRFVFLSPVIVKDKHLEAGTVFLHALGATATFGKDFGASATSPNKEDQQGWQLGGGVLPILVPPNPSDGCSPLTLSTPDRPFILLLDRGNCTFAEKAQNTETVGASGLLIVGYPYPPEGGVTEGDQTVYAVPEEGMLRPSAEPNEVEGLDSLGIVYMEHLVGELVRNASQKGEVGAAIMRIEGVGEEAAGNSGFPQAGSRATMKHLKGDSRTREGRLAVGDWEICNLMIVETSV from the exons ATGCTACCTTCaaaaaaaggatggatTTGGCTGGTCGCTTGCCTTTGCCTGCCGAATTTACTAGGCGTATGGGGTATGACCGGTGCTCGAAAGATGCAGCTTCGTGACGAAACTGCTGCCCTGTTCAGACATGGGTACGAAGGATATATCAAGTATGCGTATCCTGCG GACGAACTTCGCCCATTATCATGCGCACCACTACGTCGATCCAAAAATGCAGCCGATTTCGGCATCAACGACCTCCACGCCAACGTCTCGCTCACCCTCCTAGAcgtcctctcctccttacCGCTCCTACACCCACACGCTCTCCCCTCTGCTCTAGAACGTATAACGACCCAAGTATCATTCGACCAAGATGTAAAAGTACAAGTATTCGAAATGACCATCCGTGCGCTGGGAGGATTATTGTCGATGTATCAGTATCTCGATGATTTACCGGACTCGCCTTACGAGCAGGTGAAAGTGCTTGGAATAgtgagagaagggaaggaagggtggTTAGGCCTAGGACTGGGAGCTCAGGAAAGAGTGGATAAGGTGGATGTGAAAAAGTATAAGCAGAGGATTTTGGAGTTGGCGGAAGAtttggggaggaggatgttgcCGGCGTTCAACACGAAGACGGGGTTGCCGTATGCGCGGGTGAATTTGAGGCATGGTGTCGAGAAGGGTGAGACTGTGGAAACGT GTACGGCAGGAGCAGGCAGTCTTATCCTCGagttttcccttctttctaGATTGACAGGCGACGACCGTTACGAA CGACTAGCCCGGAACGCGTACTACTCGATATGGAATCGTCGTTCGGATCATAATCTACTCGGTAACACAATAGGAGCCACTCACGGCCATTGGCTCATGCCCGGTCTAAGTGGAGTTGGAGCGGGAATGGATAGCTTCTTTGAATATGGGGTCAAGGCCGGTATCATGCTCG GTGATGATTCGTTTTACGACATATTTTATGATTCTTACGCTGCTATTCAAACTCACGTCCGAACACCTGATGGTTTTATC TATCGACCTATCCACactcgccttcttcaaatcccCAGCCCAACAACGATAGATTCTCTCTCTGCCTTTCTCCCCGCCATACAAGTTCTCGCAGGTGATATCCCATCGGCTATAAGGGCGCATCTCGTTTTCTGGAATGTGTGGCGAAAGTTTGGAGCTCTGCCAGAAAGTTGGCGCTGGCAGGAGAGGCAGATAGAATGGGCTGGATGGCCTGGGAGACCAGAGTTCATAGAGTCGACGTATTACTTGTATCAG GCGACCAAGGATCCATTCTATTTGAGGGTTGGTGAGCGGGTCTTGAAGGATTTGGCAAGGCGAACCAAAACGTCCTGCGGGTTTGCCACCATCAAGAACGTCTTGACAGGCGAA CTGGAAGACAGGATGGAGAGCTTTATGCTTTCAGAAACTCTCAAG TACCTGTACCTTTTATTTTCTGAAACACCCTTCCCAAATCAAAATAAAGTTTTCACCACTGAAGGTCACCCGCTATACATTCCacaacctcttctgcaACCCAGTACAAATGCGAGAAAGTCATTGCACAAGGGCGAATGGCTCACATGCCCGGCGTATCAAAGTTCTTTCGCTGCCGGCGGTATCGACTTTCGTGAGACTGACAACGTCGGCAGTCGAGGGGAGAAAGTTGGGATAATAGTTGGTATTGAAGGGACTTCGGAGTATGAATATGCGAGAGCACTCGTGTTTGGttggggagaagaagggctgAAGGTAGAAGATCAAAAACGAATGTGGTTTGATGGTGGGGTATGTAGTATCCAGGAAGTCCCCAAATTT GCATTCGATATCGTTTTAATCACTCCGTCCAACCAGACGCTCCCTGAGGATCCATCTCCAGGATCTGATAAGGTGTATCAGAACACTACGACGGGTGATTATGTCATTAACAATATCACAGGGATCCGTTTGGGAGTGAGGTGGAGATTGGATGGGCAAGGGTATGATGTGTCGAGTA TCGGCCCACATAGGGTTAGGACTGGCCAGCGGGTCACAGTCATCGACTCTTCCATGCGAAATCAttttcctctgccttccCTTGCTCCAGATCCTCCTCAGCCCGAGTATGAGCCTACTGAAGTTATCCTCcgcttcgtcttcctctccccgGTAATCGTCAAGGATAAACATCTAGAAGCTGGTACAGTCTTCCTCCACGCTCTAGGAGCGACGGCGACGTTCGGAAAGGATTTTGGCGCTTCGGCAACGTCCCCCAACAAAGAAGACCAACAAGGATGGCAGCTCGGTGGAGGTGTACTGCCAATTCTTGTTCCTCCCAATCCTTCCGACGGCTGTTCACCTTTAACTCTGTCGACTCCTGATCGCCCATTtattctcctcctcgatAGGGGCAATTGCACCTTTGCTGAGAAAGCGCAAAACACAGAGACAGTAGGTGCAAGCGGATTGTTAATCGTTGGGTACCCTTACCCACCGGAAGGAGGTGTAACGGAAGGCGATCAGACGGTGTATGCTGTTccggaggaagggatgcTAAGGCCCTCAGCTGAGCCGAACGAGGTGGAGGGATTGGATAGTTTGGGGATAGTGTATATGGAGCATCTTGTAGGAGAGCTTGTGCGAAATGCGAGTCAGAAAGGTGAGGTAGGAGCAGCGATCATGAGAATCGAAGGTGTAGGTGAGGAAGCAGCCGGCAACAGCGGTTTCCCACAAGCTGGATCGAGGGCGACAATGAAACATTTGAAAGGCGATTCACGAACTAGGGAAGGTAGGCTGGCAGTTGGAGATTGGGAGATTTGTAATCTTATGATCGTAGAGACTTCTGTATAA